One window from the genome of Pedobacter schmidteae encodes:
- a CDS encoding class I fructose-bisphosphate aldolase, which produces MNYSEITTLIGEQEHLFSHRCQTITKENLYLPGADFIDRVHLNSSRNIQTLRSLESIYRSGRLSGSGYLSILPVDQGVEHSAGASFSSNPIYFDPENIVRLAIEGGCNAVVSTIGGLATVARRYAHKIPFIVKLNHNELLTYPNKYDQIMFTSVKNAWNTGAAAVGATIFFGSLASNQQIIAVAQAFEQAHELGMATVLWCYLRNENFVQDEADYHTAADLTGQANYLGVTIQADIIKQKLPEINGGYKELCRYGTNYGKYTEEMYTKLATAHPIDLCRYQVMNCYMGRAGLINSGGPSQGKNDLKESIRTAIINKRAGGMGLIVGRKAFQKSFHEGIMLLHAIQDVYLEQKIDIA; this is translated from the coding sequence ATGAATTACAGCGAAATAACAACGCTAATTGGAGAACAAGAGCACCTTTTTTCACACCGTTGTCAAACCATCACAAAAGAAAATCTTTACTTGCCAGGAGCCGACTTTATAGATCGTGTTCATTTGAATTCCTCACGCAATATCCAAACATTGCGCAGCCTGGAAAGCATATATCGATCAGGCAGGCTTTCCGGCAGTGGCTATCTTTCCATTTTACCAGTTGATCAGGGAGTTGAACATAGCGCAGGCGCCTCATTCAGCTCCAACCCTATTTACTTCGACCCCGAAAATATTGTTCGACTGGCCATTGAAGGAGGTTGTAACGCCGTTGTCAGCACAATAGGCGGACTTGCAACGGTTGCGAGAAGATATGCACATAAAATCCCTTTCATTGTTAAACTGAACCACAATGAGTTGCTTACCTATCCAAATAAATATGATCAGATTATGTTTACATCTGTAAAAAATGCCTGGAATACTGGTGCGGCAGCGGTAGGGGCTACTATTTTTTTTGGTTCCTTAGCCTCAAATCAGCAAATTATAGCTGTCGCACAAGCTTTCGAACAGGCGCATGAATTGGGTATGGCTACAGTACTTTGGTGCTACCTGAGAAACGAAAATTTTGTTCAGGATGAGGCAGACTACCACACAGCCGCAGATCTGACGGGACAAGCCAATTATCTAGGTGTTACGATTCAGGCAGATATCATTAAACAAAAATTACCAGAAATCAACGGGGGCTACAAAGAACTGTGCAGGTACGGCACAAACTATGGGAAATATACAGAAGAAATGTACACTAAATTGGCCACAGCGCATCCAATAGATTTGTGCCGATATCAGGTAATGAACTGCTATATGGGGAGAGCAGGTCTTATCAACTCTGGAGGCCCGTCCCAAGGCAAAAACGATCTAAAAGAATCGATACGAACTGCCATTATTAATAAACGCGCAGGTGGTATGGGGCTTATAGTCGGAAGAAAAGCTTTCCAAAAATCATTTCATGAAGGGATAATGCTCCTGCATGCCATACAGGATGTATATCTGGAACAAAAAATTGATATTGCCTGA
- a CDS encoding 2-hydroxyacid dehydrogenase, which produces MKVIFYSTKLAEKNLLIKANEKKHDLTFVSKALNIQTVADAKEMDAVAVFTSDEVTASVMLKLSALGVKYIVTRSVGTDHIDQETARKNKIQVANIPVYSPQAIAEHTVALALALSRHLILADRQCREFNFSLDHLTGFNFYGKTVGLIGLGHIGTATALIFQGLGCKILGYDIQQKNIKDVEFVDLDTLYQKSDIISIHTPLTPETKHLINEKSLLKMKDGVMIINTARGDIIKTTAALSALKSGKIGYLGLDVYEYEKGLFFEDHEVDGIRDAILSELMSYSNVLISPHQAFLTNEALEEIAKRTINILDDWS; this is translated from the coding sequence ATGAAAGTAATTTTTTACAGCACGAAATTGGCAGAAAAGAATCTGTTAATAAAAGCAAATGAAAAAAAACATGACCTCACTTTCGTTTCCAAGGCATTAAATATACAGACTGTAGCTGACGCAAAAGAAATGGATGCTGTCGCTGTCTTTACCAGTGATGAAGTCACGGCATCAGTTATGCTCAAACTATCGGCTCTGGGTGTAAAATATATTGTTACCCGATCTGTCGGTACAGATCACATTGACCAGGAAACAGCAAGAAAAAATAAAATTCAGGTAGCCAATATACCTGTTTATTCTCCACAAGCGATTGCTGAACATACAGTAGCATTAGCCCTTGCCTTAAGTCGTCATTTAATCCTTGCAGACCGACAATGCCGTGAGTTTAACTTTTCCCTTGATCACTTAACCGGTTTTAATTTCTACGGAAAAACAGTTGGATTGATTGGACTTGGACATATTGGAACAGCTACAGCCTTAATATTTCAGGGATTAGGGTGTAAGATATTAGGCTACGATATTCAACAAAAAAATATAAAGGATGTTGAATTTGTTGATCTGGATACACTTTATCAAAAATCAGATATTATCTCAATCCATACCCCACTTACCCCAGAAACAAAACACCTCATCAATGAGAAAAGTCTTTTGAAAATGAAAGACGGTGTAATGATCATCAATACAGCCCGTGGAGATATTATTAAAACTACTGCTGCCTTAAGTGCATTAAAAAGTGGAAAAATTGGCTATTTAGGCCTTGATGTTTATGAATATGAAAAGGGATTGTTTTTCGAAGATCATGAAGTTGATGGGATTAGAGATGCCATCCTTTCTGAACTTATGAGCTATTCAAATGTACTTATTAGTCCTCATCAGGCATTTTTAACGAATGAAGCATTAGAAGAAATAGCAAAACGAACAATAAACATTTTGGATGATTGGTCTTAA
- a CDS encoding MBL fold metallo-hydrolase RNA specificity domain-containing protein: MNEVILQSLGAAETVTGSKHLLKTPELNILIDCGLFQGIKSLREQNWQSLGISPNEIDLIILTHAHLDHCGYIPLLVKKGFKGPIYMTRPTGELAELILLDSAKLQEEDAENANKHKYTKHHPAKPLYTSEDAIASFKHFKPQECNVFIRLSDHIHFRFKTCGHILGACSVELTCFEKIIIFSGDIGRPHSAILPAPDYFTAADYVIMESTYGDRLHGDHNYYDELAEMINKTIAQRGNVLIPSFAVGRAQELIYVLSFLKEQRMIPFDLPIIMDSPMAANATRISLRYADDYMSISNEKFMEMNSHVTINQDYNNTLGFIKDKHSKIVIAASGMLSGGRVLEYLKHYVGDSRNTVLIIGFQAEGTRGRALINKSHEVKIHGKYYAVNAKVSEIEGLSAHADQRELMNWIRKFEKKPKQIFLVHGEPCAQEALRVKIQTELALPVKIMKQNQDVLLFTCDKYVVTPV, translated from the coding sequence ATGAATGAGGTAATCCTACAATCCCTTGGCGCTGCAGAGACAGTGACAGGTTCGAAACACTTGTTAAAAACCCCGGAACTTAACATTCTAATTGACTGTGGTTTGTTTCAGGGAATTAAATCCTTGCGTGAACAGAATTGGCAATCTTTAGGCATTTCCCCTAATGAAATTGATCTGATCATTTTAACGCATGCGCATCTTGATCATTGTGGGTATATTCCATTGCTTGTGAAAAAGGGATTTAAGGGGCCGATTTATATGACACGTCCAACCGGTGAGTTAGCAGAACTTATATTGCTGGACAGTGCCAAACTTCAAGAGGAGGATGCGGAGAATGCCAATAAGCACAAATATACCAAGCACCATCCGGCCAAGCCCCTTTATACTTCTGAAGATGCAATAGCTTCTTTTAAGCACTTTAAGCCGCAGGAATGCAATGTGTTTATTCGTTTAAGTGATCACATTCATTTCCGTTTCAAAACCTGTGGCCATATATTAGGAGCCTGCTCAGTTGAATTGACCTGCTTTGAAAAAATAATTATCTTTTCCGGTGACATTGGCAGACCACATAGTGCTATTCTCCCTGCTCCTGATTATTTTACAGCGGCGGATTATGTAATTATGGAATCTACTTATGGTGATAGGTTGCATGGTGATCATAATTATTACGATGAACTGGCTGAAATGATCAATAAAACTATAGCGCAAAGAGGAAATGTGCTGATTCCCAGTTTTGCGGTAGGTAGGGCCCAGGAATTAATTTATGTGTTGAGCTTTTTAAAAGAACAAAGAATGATCCCTTTTGATCTTCCAATTATTATGGATAGTCCAATGGCTGCTAATGCAACCCGAATTTCTTTACGTTATGCCGATGACTACATGAGTATAAGCAACGAGAAGTTTATGGAAATGAATAGTCATGTTACTATTAATCAGGATTACAACAATACGCTTGGCTTTATCAAAGATAAACACAGTAAAATTGTAATCGCGGCAAGTGGTATGCTTTCCGGAGGGCGCGTTTTGGAATATTTGAAGCATTATGTTGGGGACAGCAGAAATACCGTACTTATTATTGGCTTTCAGGCAGAAGGTACCAGAGGCAGGGCGCTGATTAATAAGTCACATGAGGTTAAAATTCATGGCAAATATTATGCGGTTAATGCGAAGGTATCAGAAATAGAGGGTTTATCTGCTCATGCCGACCAGCGGGAATTGATGAACTGGATCAGGAAATTTGAAAAAAAACCAAAACAAATATTTCTTGTGCATGGAGAACCTTGTGCTCAGGAAGCCTTACGTGTTAAAATTCAGACTGAATTAGCCCTTCCAGTCAAAATTATGAAACAGAATCAGGACGTCCTGTTGTTCACTTGTGACAAATATGTTGTAACTCCTGTTTAA
- a CDS encoding 1-phosphofructokinase family hexose kinase, giving the protein MTNIVTITFNPAIDKSTTIPLLIPEKKLHCSTPTYEPGGGGINVARAIKKLGGNAIAIYLEGGYSGKFFTDLLTNEKIANIPIHALGLTRENLVVKELSTNKQFRFGMPGDQVSEKECINCVSALMKIPDVKYIVISGSLSPGIPKDIFIKIATIADLKNAKLIVDTSGDALKFAIEAETYLIKPNLKELASLVGKDIISPDQVEKISQEIISKYHCEIVVTSLGASGAMLTTKDITLRFTPPKVNVQSTVGAGDSMLAGIIHSLSNGKTITESTRYGVACGTAATMNQGTELCHLNDVEHLYDIIAVENVTNQP; this is encoded by the coding sequence ATGACAAATATAGTTACCATAACATTTAATCCGGCCATTGATAAAAGTACAACAATCCCATTATTAATTCCGGAAAAGAAATTACACTGCAGCACACCTACGTACGAACCAGGTGGGGGTGGCATTAACGTTGCCAGAGCTATAAAAAAACTTGGCGGAAACGCAATTGCCATTTATCTGGAAGGAGGCTATAGCGGAAAATTCTTTACCGACCTTTTGACAAATGAAAAAATAGCCAATATTCCCATACATGCGCTCGGATTAACCCGTGAGAACCTGGTCGTAAAAGAACTTTCCACAAATAAACAATTCCGCTTTGGAATGCCTGGAGATCAAGTCAGTGAAAAAGAATGTATAAATTGTGTTTCTGCATTAATGAAAATACCCGATGTAAAGTATATAGTTATTAGCGGCAGTCTGTCTCCGGGAATTCCTAAGGACATATTTATAAAAATTGCCACAATTGCTGACCTTAAAAATGCAAAGCTTATAGTTGATACTTCCGGAGATGCTCTAAAATTCGCTATTGAAGCTGAAACCTACCTAATTAAGCCAAATCTAAAAGAATTGGCGTCCCTGGTTGGAAAAGATATAATCAGCCCCGATCAGGTTGAAAAAATCTCACAAGAAATCATAAGCAAATATCATTGTGAGATAGTGGTTACTTCTCTTGGAGCAAGCGGTGCAATGCTTACAACAAAAGACATTACTTTGCGATTTACTCCCCCTAAAGTTAATGTCCAAAGTACTGTTGGCGCTGGTGACAGCATGCTTGCTGGCATCATTCATAGTCTTTCCAACGGTAAAACTATAACGGAATCCACACGATACGGTGTAGCTTGCGGCACCGCAGCAACGATGAATCAAGGAACCGAACTTTGTCATTTAAATGATGTAGAACATTTATATGATATTATAGCTGTAGAAAATGTAACAAATCAGCCATAA